The following proteins are co-located in the Rippkaea orientalis PCC 8801 genome:
- a CDS encoding Calx-beta domain-containing protein codes for MSIAVDSIEPLNSDYYNTNQSENNLLDQSNGWLDSNLSQHNFSSSNLSCNCPTCASSISSDPQNLVSNTGSLSPTQTLTTIPTNTLLSGYKWSLSSSNPVITYSFYENDVFGGSYYGSETGVREVSQAVKTNVRSILNSLESIINVDFVEVVETNTSTIGQMRFMVSNNPGYAYAYYPYSNSVQSTAGDIHLNGSYDRLGDTNGFQNAPGTHGYMTLIHEIGHAMGLKHSFEATALDPALDNNNYTVMGYNFLYGDVSTASTFMPLDIAALQSLYGAKATNTTNDTYRFTNRIDQFTINGQPSVTSSNNIKQTIVDTGGIDTLDFSQLVSYSAGYRIDLNGSGSITKQDAYLNTNYSVNGVTYKSTSSGTFLSYDTVIENVVNSSSKDSIYLNSSANIISGYSSTKATSNDVIYNATSQDLLKLDYNAAQITSTQSGNDRLLRLGTNGSITLKNYYLNTANQIQISYLDSVNVSISDAQILEGNSGIQNLVFTVSLGSAINQNLTLYYSTADGTATGGVDYVSASNQSLTFLAGETQRTISVGVNGDWEIENNETFFVNLINTPSNVTLVDGQAMGTILNDDTLPQLSIGDVTVNENGIATVNVSLSSSSNSTVSVNYSMADGTAIADQDYIAETGTLTFAAGVTTQSIVLNNIINDSSYEGNNETFFVNLSSAVNADIQDGQGIVTIVDDDILPQLSIGDVTVNENGIATVNVSLSNPSNSTISVNYSMSDGTAIAGQDYIAETGTLTFAAGVTTQSIILNNIINDSSYEANDETFFVNLSNAVNADIQDGQGIVTIVDDDILPQLSIGDVTVNENGTATVNVNLSSSSNSTVSVNYSMADGTAIAGQDYIAETGTLTFAAGVTTQSIILNNIINDSSYEANDETFFVNLSNAVNADIQDGQGIVTIVDDDTLPQLSIGDVTVNENGTATVNVSLSSSSNSTVSVNYSMADGTAIAGQDYIAETGTLTFAAGVTTQSIVLNNIINDSSYEGNNETFFVNLSNAVNADIQDGQGMVTIIDNDLSLPTLSISDVSLIEGNVQGKTSKTTFSFTVNLSQASNETITLNYATANGTATAGSDYVSKSGTLTFNAGTTSQKISVTVNRDSTVEANETFFVNLTNALNATLADSQGQGVIMNDDSSSISSTKSSSTTTQSSNITTGLNLSQFDTDKVDILTGTNGKDTFILGDNNRSFYTEFGLDDFAIISEFNSNNDVIQLQGNASLYRSESYGIGSLQGTAIFQTNNGSNDLVAILEGVNSVDFETKAFSFV; via the coding sequence ATGAGTATAGCTGTAGATTCTATTGAGCCTTTAAATAGCGACTATTATAATACTAATCAGTCCGAAAATAATTTACTTGATCAAAGTAATGGTTGGTTAGACAGTAATTTGAGTCAACACAATTTTTCGAGTTCTAATTTGAGTTGTAATTGTCCTACTTGCGCTAGTAGCATATCGTCTGATCCTCAAAACCTTGTTAGCAATACTGGCAGTTTATCTCCGACTCAAACATTAACAACAATTCCGACTAATACCTTACTTTCAGGTTATAAATGGAGTTTGTCTTCATCTAATCCTGTCATCACTTATAGTTTCTACGAAAATGATGTTTTTGGGGGGTCTTATTATGGCAGTGAAACGGGAGTTAGAGAAGTCAGCCAAGCAGTAAAAACCAACGTTAGGTCAATTCTTAACTCTTTAGAAAGCATCATTAATGTTGATTTTGTTGAAGTAGTTGAAACTAATACCAGTACCATAGGACAGATGCGTTTTATGGTTTCTAATAATCCTGGTTATGCCTATGCTTATTATCCTTATAGTAATTCGGTACAAAGCACTGCCGGAGATATTCACTTAAATGGCAGTTATGATCGTTTAGGGGATACTAACGGTTTTCAGAATGCACCCGGAACCCACGGTTATATGACTCTCATTCATGAAATTGGCCATGCCATGGGGTTAAAACATTCCTTTGAAGCAACGGCTTTAGATCCGGCTTTAGATAATAATAATTATACGGTCATGGGCTATAATTTCCTCTATGGAGATGTGAGTACAGCCTCGACATTTATGCCCTTAGATATTGCTGCTTTACAGTCTCTCTATGGGGCTAAAGCAACTAATACCACCAATGATACCTATCGCTTTACCAATCGCATCGATCAGTTTACCATTAATGGTCAACCATCGGTTACTTCTTCTAATAATATTAAACAAACGATAGTCGATACAGGGGGAATTGATACCCTGGATTTTTCCCAATTAGTGAGTTATTCTGCTGGCTATCGTATTGACTTAAATGGGTCAGGGTCAATTACTAAACAAGATGCTTATCTCAATACGAATTATAGCGTCAATGGAGTAACGTATAAATCCACTTCATCCGGAACATTTTTATCCTATGATACAGTAATTGAAAATGTTGTTAATAGTAGCAGTAAAGATTCGATTTACCTCAATAGTTCAGCTAATATCATTAGTGGCTATAGTTCAACCAAAGCTACAAGCAATGATGTTATTTATAATGCTACTTCTCAAGATTTACTTAAACTTGATTATAATGCCGCACAAATAACGAGTACTCAAAGTGGGAATGATCGCCTTTTGAGACTAGGAACAAATGGGTCTATTACCCTCAAAAATTACTATCTTAATACAGCCAATCAAATCCAAATTAGCTATCTTGATAGTGTTAATGTTTCTATCAGTGATGCTCAAATTCTCGAAGGCAATAGCGGGATACAAAATCTAGTCTTTACGGTTAGTTTAGGGTCTGCGATTAATCAAAATTTAACCCTTTACTACAGTACGGCTGATGGAACTGCAACGGGAGGGGTTGATTATGTATCAGCAAGCAATCAAAGCTTAACTTTTTTAGCAGGAGAAACGCAAAGAACGATTAGTGTTGGAGTTAACGGAGATTGGGAAATTGAAAATAATGAAACGTTCTTTGTCAATTTGATTAATACCCCAAGTAATGTCACACTTGTCGATGGACAAGCAATGGGAACAATTCTTAATGATGATACCCTGCCACAACTTTCTATTGGTGATGTTACAGTTAATGAAAATGGAATAGCAACGGTTAATGTGAGTCTTTCTAGTTCATCTAATTCGACCGTTAGTGTTAATTATAGTATGGCCGATGGAACTGCGATCGCCGATCAAGATTATATAGCAGAAACTGGTACATTAACTTTTGCAGCCGGGGTCACAACTCAATCAATTGTTTTAAATAATATTATCAATGATTCGAGTTATGAAGGTAATAACGAAACCTTTTTTGTTAATCTGAGTAGTGCCGTTAATGCCGATATTCAAGATGGACAAGGAATAGTAACCATTGTTGATGATGATATCCTGCCACAGCTTTCTATTGGTGATGTTACAGTTAATGAAAATGGAATAGCAACGGTTAATGTGAGTCTTTCTAATCCATCTAATTCGACCATTAGTGTTAATTATAGTATGTCCGATGGAACCGCGATCGCCGGTCAAGATTATATAGCAGAAACTGGTACATTAACCTTTGCAGCCGGGGTCACAACTCAATCAATTATTTTGAATAATATTATCAATGATTCGAGTTATGAAGCTAATGACGAAACCTTTTTTGTTAATCTGAGTAATGCCGTTAATGCCGATATTCAAGATGGACAAGGAATAGTAACCATTGTTGATGATGATATCCTGCCACAGCTTTCTATTGGTGATGTTACAGTTAATGAAAATGGAACGGCAACGGTTAATGTGAATCTTTCTAGTTCATCTAATTCGACCGTTAGTGTTAATTATAGTATGGCCGATGGAACCGCGATCGCCGGTCAAGATTATATAGCAGAAACTGGTACATTAACCTTTGCAGCCGGGGTCACAACTCAATCAATTATTTTGAATAATATTATCAATGATTCGAGTTATGAAGCTAATGACGAAACCTTTTTTGTTAATCTGAGTAATGCTGTGAATGCCGATATTCAAGATGGACAAGGAATAGTAACCATTGTTGATGATGATACCCTGCCACAGCTTTCTATTGGTGATGTTACAGTTAATGAAAATGGAACGGCAACGGTTAATGTGAGTCTTTCTAGTTCATCTAATTCGACCGTTAGTGTTAATTATAGTATGGCCGATGGAACCGCGATCGCCGGTCAAGATTATATAGCAGAAACTGGTACATTAACCTTTGCAGCCGGGGTCACAACTCAATCAATTGTTTTGAATAATATTATCAATGATTCGAGTTATGAAGGTAATAACGAAACCTTTTTTGTTAATCTGAGTAATGCCGTTAATGCCGATATTCAAGATGGACAAGGAATGGTGACAATTATTGATAATGATCTTTCTCTACCTACTCTTTCGATTAGTGACGTAAGTCTCATAGAAGGGAACGTTCAAGGGAAAACGAGCAAAACAACTTTTAGTTTTACAGTCAATCTTTCTCAAGCAAGTAATGAAACAATAACCCTTAATTATGCTACAGCTAATGGAACAGCTACCGCAGGTTCAGATTATGTTAGCAAGAGTGGAACACTAACGTTTAATGCGGGAACGACTAGCCAAAAAATTAGTGTAACAGTTAACCGAGACTCTACTGTTGAAGCCAATGAAACTTTCTTTGTTAATTTAACCAATGCGCTTAATGCTACCTTAGCAGATAGTCAAGGTCAGGGAGTCATTATGAATGATGATAGTAGTAGTATTAGTAGCACAAAAAGTAGCTCTACTACAACTCAATCCTCTAATATAACAACTGGTCTTAATTTAAGTCAGTTTGATACCGATAAGGTCGATATTTTAACCGGAACTAATGGCAAAGATACTTTTATTTTGGGCGATAATAATCGTTCTTTTTATACCGAGTTTGGTTTAGATGATTTTGCAATAATTAGTGAGTTCAATTCCAACAATGATGTCATTCAATTACAGGGTAATGCTTCTTTGTATCGGTCAGAGTCCTATGGTATAGGTAGTCTGCAAGGAACGGCAATTTTCCAAACGAATAATGGTAGCAATGATTTAGTTGCTATACTAGAAGGCGTTAATTCTGTTGATTTTGAAACAAAAGCTTTCAGTTTTGTTTAA
- a CDS encoding M20 metallopeptidase family protein, producing the protein MTLSSLPTISNVNLSQIRLEIRTLQSKLVQWRRQFHQYPELGFKEKATAAFIAQTLTEIGIPHQTGIAKTGIVATITSPHPGPVLAIRADMDALPIQEENEVPYCSRHDGIMHACGHDGHTAIALGTADYLWRHREAFRGTVKIIFQPAEESPGGAKPMIEEGVLKNPDVDAIIGLHLWNNLPLGTVGVRSGPLMAAVECFDLDIFGKGGHGAMPHQTVDSVVVSAQIVNALQTIVARNINPIDSAVVTVGELHAGTALNVIADQAKMRGTVRYFNPQFKGYFGQRIEEIVAGICQSFGATYELNYWWLYPPVINDEKMAELVRSVALDVVETSTGIVPTCQTMGGEDMSFFLEEVPGCYFFLGSANPDKGLSYPHHHPRFDFDESVLSMGVEMFVRCVEKFD; encoded by the coding sequence ATGACCCTATCTAGTCTTCCCACGATTTCTAACGTTAATTTGTCCCAAATTCGTTTAGAAATTCGCACCCTACAATCAAAATTAGTACAATGGCGTAGACAGTTTCATCAATACCCAGAATTAGGGTTTAAAGAAAAAGCAACGGCAGCCTTTATTGCACAAACCTTAACAGAAATAGGCATTCCCCATCAAACAGGCATTGCTAAGACAGGTATTGTAGCTACTATCACCAGTCCCCACCCCGGTCCTGTGTTAGCCATTCGGGCCGATATGGATGCTTTACCCATTCAAGAAGAGAACGAAGTCCCCTATTGTTCCCGACACGATGGAATTATGCACGCTTGTGGACACGACGGTCATACCGCGATTGCCTTGGGAACGGCGGACTATCTTTGGCGACACCGTGAAGCGTTTCGAGGAACGGTTAAAATTATCTTTCAACCGGCCGAAGAAAGTCCAGGGGGGGCAAAACCGATGATTGAGGAAGGAGTCCTCAAAAATCCAGATGTAGATGCCATTATTGGACTGCACCTATGGAATAATTTACCCTTGGGGACAGTTGGGGTACGCAGTGGACCGTTAATGGCTGCGGTGGAGTGTTTTGACCTAGATATCTTTGGAAAAGGGGGTCATGGGGCTATGCCTCATCAAACCGTCGATTCTGTGGTAGTCAGTGCCCAAATTGTCAATGCGTTACAAACCATTGTTGCGCGTAATATTAATCCCATCGATTCAGCCGTGGTGACGGTGGGAGAACTCCACGCCGGGACTGCTTTAAATGTGATTGCTGACCAGGCAAAAATGAGGGGAACCGTGCGTTATTTTAACCCTCAGTTTAAAGGCTATTTTGGTCAACGAATTGAAGAAATTGTAGCGGGAATTTGTCAAAGTTTTGGGGCTACCTACGAGTTAAATTATTGGTGGTTATACCCTCCAGTGATTAATGATGAAAAAATGGCCGAGTTAGTGCGTTCTGTGGCTTTAGATGTCGTAGAAACTTCTACTGGAATTGTCCCGACTTGTCAGACAATGGGGGGAGAAGATATGTCTTTCTTTTTAGAAGAAGTCCCGGGCTGTTACTTTTTTTTGGGGTCAGCTAATCCCGATAAAGGCTTAAGTTATCCTCACCATCATCCCCGTTTTGATTTCGATGAAAGTGTCTTATCAATGGGGGTAGAAATGTTCGTAAGATGCGTTGAAAAATTTGATTAG
- a CDS encoding class I SAM-dependent methyltransferase, whose product MAEKLKPDWAGEDFLSRFVNRLIESKPLYRLMKNQARQVLINTATKKGIPWREDCQKLEKSPAKSLLEEITNPDVIYPDYYLVPFHAYDEGNLCWPAAFEADSATHSMALRVWKNEDLTPEVAQNRLRGSFHEILEDYSPKVVRDVLDIGCSVGVSTLSVHRYYCQRQQETVRTVGLDLSPYMLAVAKVKDEQQEIAAWVHGLAETTEFPDNSFDVITIQFLLHELPGKASTAIFAEALRILRPGGVLGIVDNNPKSPVIQNLPPALFVLMKSTEPWSDDYYTFDVESALKEVGFEYKTTLPSDPRHRTIIAIKK is encoded by the coding sequence ATGGCAGAAAAGCTAAAACCAGACTGGGCTGGAGAAGATTTCCTCTCTCGCTTCGTTAATCGTTTAATTGAATCTAAACCCCTGTATCGCCTCATGAAAAACCAGGCCCGACAGGTTTTGATTAATACTGCTACAAAAAAAGGGATTCCTTGGCGAGAAGACTGTCAAAAACTCGAAAAATCACCCGCCAAAAGCTTATTAGAAGAAATCACAAATCCTGACGTTATCTATCCCGACTATTATCTCGTTCCCTTTCATGCCTATGATGAAGGCAATTTATGCTGGCCAGCGGCTTTTGAAGCAGACTCCGCTACCCACTCTATGGCTTTAAGAGTCTGGAAAAACGAAGATTTGACCCCAGAAGTCGCCCAAAACCGTTTACGCGGAAGTTTTCACGAAATTCTAGAAGATTATAGCCCCAAGGTAGTTAGGGATGTCCTAGACATTGGTTGTTCTGTGGGGGTTTCTACCCTAAGTGTTCATCGTTACTATTGTCAAAGACAGCAGGAGACTGTACGAACAGTGGGATTAGATTTATCCCCCTATATGTTAGCCGTTGCTAAAGTTAAAGATGAACAGCAAGAAATCGCCGCATGGGTTCATGGCTTAGCTGAAACAACCGAGTTTCCTGACAATTCTTTTGATGTCATTACGATTCAATTTCTTCTCCATGAACTCCCCGGAAAAGCGAGTACCGCAATTTTTGCAGAAGCGTTGAGGATTCTTCGTCCAGGGGGGGTGTTAGGGATTGTTGATAATAATCCTAAGTCTCCTGTTATTCAAAACTTACCCCCTGCTTTATTTGTTCTGATGAAAAGTACAGAACCTTGGAGTGATGATTACTATACGTTTGATGTAGAATCCGCGTTAAAAGAAGTTGGATTTGAGTATAAAACAACGCTTCCAAGTGACCCTCGCCATCGAACGATTATTGCTATAAAAAAATGA
- the panB gene encoding 3-methyl-2-oxobutanoate hydroxymethyltransferase, with the protein MAMTLPYLIQAKQQGRPLVALTAWDYAIAQLLDGAGVDIILVGDSLAMVALGHRTTLPITLDEMIHHAKAVCRGVKQSLVVCDLPFLSYQESISQAIRSAGRVLKETGAQGVKLEGGHAVAVETVQQLTSIGIPVMGHVGLTPQSVHRLGYRQQGQTEIDAERIISEAIALENAGVFALVLEHIPINLAATITSKLSIPTIGIGAGPHCDGQVLVTADLLGLSKKQPPFAKSYLNLRGLITEAVNEFSREVREGEFP; encoded by the coding sequence ATGGCAATGACCCTTCCCTATCTGATTCAAGCAAAACAGCAAGGCCGTCCCTTAGTTGCCTTAACGGCGTGGGATTATGCCATAGCTCAACTTTTGGATGGGGCAGGAGTTGATATTATTCTGGTAGGGGACTCCCTAGCCATGGTAGCCTTGGGTCATCGGACAACCTTACCCATTACCCTTGACGAGATGATACACCATGCTAAAGCCGTCTGTCGTGGGGTCAAACAGTCCTTAGTCGTGTGTGATTTACCCTTTTTGAGTTATCAAGAAAGCATCAGTCAAGCCATCCGTTCCGCCGGACGAGTTTTGAAAGAAACCGGGGCTCAAGGGGTTAAACTCGAAGGGGGTCATGCTGTGGCAGTGGAAACCGTACAGCAATTGACAAGCATTGGTATCCCCGTTATGGGTCATGTGGGGTTAACGCCTCAGTCTGTCCATCGCTTGGGATATCGTCAGCAAGGACAAACAGAAATCGATGCTGAGAGGATTATATCAGAAGCGATCGCCCTAGAAAATGCGGGAGTTTTTGCCCTGGTTTTAGAACATATCCCGATTAATTTGGCGGCAACCATTACCAGTAAACTGTCTATTCCCACCATTGGTATCGGGGCTGGACCGCATTGTGATGGACAAGTATTGGTAACGGCAGACTTATTAGGATTATCCAAAAAACAACCCCCCTTTGCTAAATCCTACCTTAATTTACGAGGGTTAATTACGGAAGCAGTTAACGAGTTTTCTAGAGAGGTTCGGGAGGGAGAATTTCCTTAG
- the bchM gene encoding magnesium protoporphyrin IX methyltransferase has product MNTIDDKAIVKDYFNATGFDRWRRIYGNGEVNKVQADIRRGHQQTIDTVVEWLKNDDNLANLSICDAGCGVGSLSIPLAQAGATLYSSDISQKMVEEATQKAKETLGDKHNISFMVQDLEGLTGKYHTVICLDVLIHYPTEDAAKMISHLASLAESRLILSFAPKTLCLTVLKKIGEFFPGPSKTTRAYMHREKDIIEILENNGFKIERKAMTSTRFYYSRILEATRNSEQ; this is encoded by the coding sequence ATGAACACCATCGACGATAAAGCCATTGTAAAAGATTATTTCAACGCCACAGGATTTGACCGTTGGCGCAGAATTTATGGTAACGGAGAAGTTAACAAAGTTCAAGCCGATATTCGCCGTGGCCATCAGCAAACCATTGACACTGTCGTAGAATGGCTGAAAAACGATGATAATCTTGCTAATTTATCAATCTGTGATGCAGGATGCGGGGTAGGCAGTCTAAGCATTCCCTTAGCCCAAGCCGGTGCTACACTGTATTCGAGTGACATCTCTCAAAAAATGGTGGAAGAAGCCACCCAAAAAGCCAAAGAAACCCTAGGAGATAAGCATAATATTAGCTTTATGGTACAGGATTTGGAAGGGTTAACGGGAAAATATCACACGGTTATTTGTTTGGATGTTTTAATTCATTATCCCACAGAAGACGCAGCGAAAATGATTAGTCATTTAGCTTCCTTAGCCGAATCTCGTTTGATTTTAAGTTTTGCCCCAAAAACTCTTTGTTTAACGGTTCTTAAAAAAATTGGTGAATTTTTCCCTGGACCAAGTAAAACCACTCGCGCCTATATGCACCGAGAAAAAGATATCATTGAAATATTAGAAAACAATGGCTTCAAAATTGAACGTAAAGCAATGACCAGTACCCGTTTTTACTATTCCCGTATTCTAGAAGCCACTCGAAACAGTGAACAGTAA
- the rnhA gene encoding ribonuclease HI: protein MNDSPKKVLIYTDGACSGNPGSGGYGTVLIYNNHRKELSGGFRLTTNNRMEMMAAIVGLETLTIKCAVTLYTDSRYLVDAITKGWAKKWKANGWKRNAKENAKNPDLWEKLLDLCSQHEVDFVWVKGHAGHQENEYCDRLAVRASQQTNLPSDEVYENKGIET from the coding sequence ATGAATGATTCTCCGAAAAAAGTCTTGATCTATACTGATGGTGCCTGTTCAGGAAATCCCGGTTCTGGGGGTTATGGAACCGTCTTAATTTATAATAATCACCGTAAAGAATTATCTGGGGGATTTCGGTTAACAACTAATAATCGCATGGAAATGATGGCAGCTATTGTCGGGTTAGAAACATTAACTATCAAATGTGCTGTTACTTTATATACTGATTCTCGTTATTTAGTTGATGCCATTACTAAAGGTTGGGCTAAAAAATGGAAAGCAAATGGTTGGAAACGTAATGCAAAAGAAAATGCCAAAAACCCCGATCTTTGGGAAAAATTATTAGACTTATGTAGTCAACATGAGGTCGATTTTGTATGGGTTAAAGGTCATGCAGGACATCAAGAAAATGAATATTGCGATCGCTTAGCTGTTCGAGCATCTCAACAAACTAATTTACCCTCTGATGAGGTCTATGAAAATAAGGGGATCGAGACCTAA
- a CDS encoding CmpA/NrtA family ABC transporter substrate-binding protein, whose translation MKRRQFIKYTSLGVASCGITACTQGNLDVFRPQGTLANPDKAFGPLEKTNLTLGFMATTDAAPLIIAQEKGFFERYGLIVTLKRQPSWEAIENDLLEWRLDAAQTPFTLPMEVQLGKKQAPLIALMNLNLNGSAITITQKAWKKGVRPSIDYNNFSDFERGFRQYIRNHNQSVRWGIDSPVSMDAYLLRYWLSAMGIDPDREIELLEFPAAQLNYKLQAGMLEGYIASAPWTQTALSEEAGFISYISRDIWQGHPNKILAAMDGWVRKNPATARALMAALLEACQYCDRQGRAFSDRHRSQTEIPELLAQPQYLNLDSSLIKSTLGGTYLYSNEESTKTVVEIPDFIIFNYQDTPYLQTPDHANYPWRSHAIWLLTQMIRWNKNDLKTYPKDADKLLDKIYPISLYEEVAKTLNIPIPNDTLKTEKATAFIDGRSFDPSEPVAYLNQFSIRASRPQIVSFV comes from the coding sequence ATGAAGCGTCGTCAATTTATTAAATATACCAGTCTGGGAGTCGCTAGTTGTGGAATAACCGCTTGTACCCAGGGTAATCTGGATGTTTTTCGTCCCCAAGGGACATTAGCTAACCCAGATAAAGCGTTTGGCCCCTTAGAAAAGACTAACCTAACGCTGGGTTTTATGGCAACCACCGATGCCGCCCCCCTGATTATTGCCCAAGAAAAGGGCTTTTTTGAGCGTTATGGACTCATTGTTACCCTGAAACGCCAACCTTCTTGGGAAGCGATTGAAAACGATCTATTAGAATGGCGTTTAGATGCTGCCCAGACTCCATTTACCTTACCGATGGAAGTCCAATTAGGCAAAAAACAAGCTCCTTTGATCGCTTTGATGAATCTTAACCTAAATGGCAGCGCAATTACTATTACCCAAAAAGCCTGGAAAAAGGGTGTAAGACCTTCTATTGATTACAATAATTTTAGCGATTTTGAAAGGGGATTTCGTCAATATATTAGAAATCATAATCAATCAGTCCGTTGGGGCATAGATAGTCCAGTTTCTATGGATGCCTATCTATTACGTTATTGGTTAAGTGCAATGGGAATTGATCCAGATCGAGAAATTGAATTATTAGAATTTCCTGCTGCTCAATTGAATTATAAATTACAAGCAGGAATGCTTGAAGGATATATTGCATCAGCCCCTTGGACTCAAACAGCGTTGTCAGAAGAAGCGGGATTTATTAGTTATATTAGTCGAGATATTTGGCAAGGTCATCCTAATAAAATTTTAGCAGCTATGGACGGTTGGGTTAGAAAAAATCCAGCAACTGCCAGGGCTTTAATGGCTGCTTTATTAGAAGCTTGTCAATATTGCGATCGCCAAGGGCGCGCTTTTAGCGATCGCCATCGCTCTCAAACAGAAATCCCTGAGTTATTAGCTCAACCTCAATATTTAAACTTGGATAGTTCTTTGATTAAATCTACTTTAGGGGGAACGTATTTATACAGCAATGAAGAATCAACTAAAACCGTTGTTGAGATTCCTGATTTTATCATTTTCAACTACCAAGATACTCCCTATCTGCAAACCCCCGATCACGCTAATTATCCTTGGCGTTCCCATGCTATTTGGCTATTAACCCAGATGATTCGCTGGAACAAAAATGACCTGAAAACCTATCCGAAAGACGCTGATAAATTGCTCGATAAAATCTATCCTATTTCTTTGTATGAAGAAGTTGCCAAAACTTTAAATATCCCTATTCCAAATGATACTCTAAAAACAGAGAAAGCAACTGCTTTTATTGACGGACGCTCCTTTGATCCGAGTGAACCTGTTGCCTATCTTAATCAATTTTCTATTCGCGCCAGTCGTCCTCAAATTGTCAGCTTTGTTTAG
- the purU gene encoding formyltetrahydrofolate deformylase gives MSEPTATLLISCPDQKGLVATFANFIYSNGGNIIHADQHTDFEAGLFLTRIEWQLKDFQLSRDMIAPAFAAIAKPMQAVWQIHFSDTIPRLAIWVTKQEHCLLDLLWRWQGKELHADIPILMSNHNDLQSVAEQFGLDFCHIPINKNNKIQQEARQLEVLRNYRIDLVVLAKYMQILTPEFISQFPKVINIHHSFLPAFAGAKPYHRAYERGVKIIGATAHYVTADLDEGPIIEQDVVRVSHRDTVADLIRKGKDLERVVLARAVRLHLQNRVLVYGNRTVVFA, from the coding sequence ATGAGTGAACCAACAGCAACCTTATTAATTTCTTGTCCTGATCAAAAAGGATTAGTGGCTACTTTTGCTAATTTTATTTATAGTAATGGTGGTAATATTATTCATGCGGATCAACATACCGATTTTGAAGCGGGTTTATTTTTAACTCGAATCGAATGGCAATTAAAAGATTTTCAACTATCTCGTGATATGATTGCTCCGGCTTTTGCTGCCATTGCTAAACCGATGCAAGCCGTCTGGCAAATTCATTTCTCTGATACCATCCCTCGTCTTGCTATATGGGTAACGAAACAAGAGCATTGTTTATTAGATTTACTCTGGCGATGGCAAGGAAAAGAACTTCATGCAGATATTCCTATTTTAATGAGTAACCATAATGATTTACAATCAGTTGCCGAACAATTTGGACTAGATTTTTGCCACATTCCTATTAATAAAAATAATAAAATTCAACAGGAAGCTAGACAATTAGAAGTGTTACGAAACTACCGCATTGATTTAGTTGTTTTGGCTAAATATATGCAAATTCTGACTCCAGAATTTATTAGTCAATTCCCTAAAGTTATTAACATTCATCACTCATTTTTACCTGCTTTTGCAGGAGCAAAACCCTATCATCGTGCCTATGAAAGAGGGGTGAAGATTATTGGTGCAACGGCTCATTATGTCACCGCAGATCTAGACGAAGGTCCAATTATTGAACAAGATGTTGTTAGAGTTAGTCATCGTGATACGGTAGCCGATTTAATTCGTAAAGGGAAAGATTTAGAAAGGGTTGTTTTAGCTAGAGCCGTTCGGTTACACTTACAAAATCGTGTTCTAGTTTATGGCAATCGTACCGTTGTTTTTGCTTAA